CGCTCGCCCATGTAGCGAACCATGTCCGGCTCGATGTCCACCCCGTATACCCGCCCCTGTGGCACCGCCCGCGCCAGCCTCACCGCGAAGTAGCCCGTCCCCGCTCCGATATCCGCCACCTTCGCGTCCGCCGGCAGGGACAGTGCCTTCACCACCTCGTCCGGCTTCTGCCACGCGTCGCGCTCCGGCTCCTCGAAGCGCTTCGCCCACTCCTCCGCGTTCTCGAAGCGGTGCGGCATCCCTCCATGGTGCTCTCCGTGGGCGTGTCTCGTGTGAGCCGGTGCTTCGCCCGGCTCCGGGGATGCGCGGTGCGCGCAGGCCAGGGCTGACAGCAGCCATGCGGCGAAGAGGGTGCTCACGGCTCGGGGTCGGGGAAAGATGCTCGGGGTCATCCGGCTGCCTCCGTTTCAGGGGCGCCGAGCCTATGTCCCACGCTGCCCCTGTCCACGGATGTGACGGCGGGATGCTCGATAGGCGGTGCAACCCGGGATGCTCGATACCCTCACCCCGTCCCTCTCCCGGAGGGAGAGGGGTTGTTGGCGCGGTGGGGTGTTGTTGACTCGGTGGGTGTTGTTGACTCGGTGGGTGTTGTTGGCGCGGTGGGTGTTGTTGGCGCGATGGGGTGAGGTGACGCCGGGGTGATTACAGCTCCGGGAAGATGAGCAGGCCCCTCGAGGTGTCGATGACGTACACGTACCCGTCTCCCGGCACCCTCATTCCGATCGCTCCCTCGTAGAAGCTCTCCCCTCGGCCCGCGTCCGTCTCGCGGAAGGTGTTGTAGTACGCCACCTCCCTCGGGCTCTCCGGCACCGAGACGTCCAGCACCCTCACCCCGTGATGGTAGTACGCGATGTAGAGCCGCTCGCCCTTGAGCACCATGTTGTGGATGGAGGCGTTCTCCTCCAGCTTGTACTCGCCCAGCCGCTTCGGCTGCGTGGGCTCCGTCACATCCAGCACCCGCAGGTGCCCTCCCCAGTTCTCCCCTCCCTCGAACGCGATGCGCCTGTCACCGTACTTCCCCACCGCGTTCGCATGGCTCGTCGCGTACGGATACTTGTACGCGCCCACCTTCCTCGGATTCTCCGGGTCGCTCACGTCCACCATCACGTACCCGCCCGACCAGTGGTTGATGTACAGCATCCCCTCGAAGGCCAGCGCGTCGTGCGGATAGCCCACCGAGGGATCCGTCCCCGCCCCCACCTCCGCGTAATGGCCGAGCAGCCTCGGCTCCGTGGGCTTCTGGATGTCGTAGATGAGCGTCCGCGGCGACGGGCCCGGTGACATCGCGTACAGCCGCTCCCCCTCCACGAACACCGTGTGCACGTCGAGCGGCCCCTGTCCCGAGGACACACTCTTGACCAGCTGCGGACTCGCCGGGTTGGAGATGTCGAACACCACCACTCCCGAGGTCGCGCTCGCCACGTACAGCGCGTTCCCCTTCGCCCACACCCCGTTCCAATAGTTGTCGTTGGGCAGGCTGATCCACGTCTTGAATACCGGCGCCTCCGGGTTGCTCACGTCGAAGACCGTGAGCCCTCCGCGCTCGACTCCATCCGGCACCGACACCACGTACGCATGGCCCTGGGTGACGTAGATGTCCACCGGCATGCCCCCCTCCACTCTCGACTCGGAGGCGAGCCTCAGCCCCGAGGCCTCCTCCTCGCCCGCGCGCCGCGTCCAGCGCTCCGCCAGGAAGGTGCCCGCACCGGTGACCTTCCCGTTGCGGCAGTTGACGTAGCAGCCGTACAGCCGGTTGCCCTCGGCCCGGCACCCCACCACCGAGTTGCGAAAGGTGACCGAGGACGACTGCTGCCGCGTGCTCGACAGGAAGAAGGTGTCCGCGTCCACCTGCCGTTGCGTCGGCGCCGTGCCCCGGAACGAGTCCAGGCGCCCGTCCGCCGACACGCGGAAGGAGCCCGCGGCGATGCCAGGGGACGCGGCGTCGAGCCGGTACAGCAGCGTGTAGATGCCATCCCCCGGAACGCCGGCCAGCGAGCCCGCGTCACATCCCGAGACGTCGAAGCCCTCCAGGTCTCCGCAGGTGACCTCCGCGGTGTTGCGCACCGCGCACGCCGCGTAGCGGCCCGTATCCACCCAGTCCCCCAGCGAATCGGTGGTGTCCACCGGCTCCGGCGGCTCGCGGTTGCAGGCGGACAACGGCAGGACTCCAGCGGCCAGGACCGCACAGGCACGACGCGTCCATCTCATGTCGGCGTTTCCTTTCGTGGCTCGGAGCGCCCACGATACCGCGCCCCTGGTGGGAGGCACCCCCTCCCTCGCGCACGCCCGGTGAACGAGCGGGCCGCCAGACACATATCGATCCCCTCTCACCGGGCACCGGTATACCCTTCCATCCCTGCCGTTTATCGTGCGGGTTCCGCCCACGGAGGGCCTCCCATGACCTCGCTCGCTTCACTCCGCCGCGCGCTGCCGCTGGCAGCGCTCGCGCTGTACACCCCTCCCGCTCTGGCGCACGAGGGCTTCCAGGACACCACCAGTGTCACCGTGCGCCGCGGCCACCCCGAGGACATGATCCTCGGCGCCACCTTCGGTGCCGTCATCACCCGCGACAGTGGGAAGACCTGGAGTTGGATCTGCCCCGAGGCCATGCACTTCGGTGGCTGGCGCCCGGAGACCTTCGTCTGGCAGTCCGATGGCACCCTGCTCGCGGCCACCGGGGCCTCGCTCATCCGCTCGCAGGACGGCGGCTGCACCTGGACGGTGCACGACTACTTCAAGTCCCAGGGACTGTGGCCCATGGGGCTCGCAGCCCCTGCGTCCAATCCCTCGCGCCTGTGGGTGACGACGGGCCGCAGCGCCTCGCGCAACGGCATCTACCGCAGCGACGACGGCGGCCAGACGTTTACCCCCGTCCTGCAGAGCGACACCGTCGTCTTCACCGCCGTGAAGGTGGCGCCCTCGGACTCGCGGCGCCTCTACGTCTCCGGCAACACCCTCACCCAACGGCACATCTACCGCAGCGATGACGAGGGCACCACCTGGGAGCCGCTCGCCCAGCCCTTCCCCGAGTATCCGGCGCCCCCCCAGCCGTATGACTTGTTCGTCCTGCGGGTGTCCGACACCGACCCGGACCGGCTCTGGGCGCGCGTCTCCTGGGACGGCTGGACGTACGTGCTGGAGAGCAAGGACGGTGGCCGCACCTTCACCTCCGTGGTCCACGTGGAGGGAGCGGAGCACGAAGGTCTCAACGATTACCTCATCGGCATCGAGGTCTCCGCCGACGGCAACACCCTGTGGGCCGCCACGCAGTCGAATCTCTTCCGCGTCCGCGTGGGGGAGAGCCGCGCCACCCAGCTGCCCCTGCCCGACGGCAATGCCTGCGCGCAGCGCGAGGGGGAAGTCCTCTACGTCTGCGGCGCCTCGCGCTTGCACAACTGGGCCCTGGCCACCACCACCGACGAGGGCCAGACGTACACGCCCCTCTTCAACCTGCCCGACACCCGTCCCCCCATGTGTCCCGCTGGCACCCCGACCCAGAAGCTCTGCCGGCCCAACTGGCCCCAGTTCGCCCCCACCATCGAGGCCGACCCGTCCCTCCCACCCGAAACGGTGGATGCAGGCACGACGGACGTCGACGCGGGCACCGGGGATGGCGGCACGGCGCCCACCCCGGTGGAGCCCCAGCCACCCAAGAAGGGCTGCTCGTCCGCCAGCGGCCTGGTGCCCGCGGCCTGTCTGCTCGCGCTGTCGCTCCTCCGCCGCCCGCGGCGGCGCCATCCGGAGAACTGAGCCATGAACATGAGACACCTGAGCACCGCCTGCGTAGCCGCCCTCGCCCTCGCCACCTCCGCCTGCGAGACGGGCAACACCCCGGATTGCGGAGAGCCCCTCTATGCCGGCAGGTCCACCGACGAGGCCTGGCGCGCCCTCGTGGACGTGAAGCAGCGGCCCCTCGACGCCTCGCGCGCCGTCAACCTCCTCTCCCCCTCCCCGGGCGAGGTGTACCCGGCCGAGGCCACCCCGCCCACCTGGGAGTGGACCTTGCCCCTGCAGGGCTCGCTGCACCGGCCCGGCCCGGGCATGCTCGCGCTCGAGCCGGCGCCCCGTCCCTCCCGCTCCCTGGGCGCCTGGCTGGGTGGGCTGCTCCTCCCCACGGCGCACGCGCACCTGCCTCCGTACACGGGAGACCTCTACTGGGTGGAGATCTCCGCGGGCGGCGAGTGCCCCGTGGCGCAGGTGGTGACCTCGGAGCTGTCCTGGCAGCTGGACGCCGCCACGTGGGCCGAGCTGGGCAAGCACACGGGCAAGGACCTCACCGTGCAGGTGATGAGCGCCTACCTCGTGCAGAACCGCGTCACCGAGGGCCCCTACCGCCTCGCCGAACCGCGCACCTTCCGCCGGAGCGCGCCGTGAGGCGGCGCCTGCTCGCGCTGCTCGCCCCGCTCGCGCTCGGGGCGTGCAGCGGCACGGAGCCGCCGGAGCTCGACTACGCGCATGACACGGCCTGGCCCTCGGGGCCCGCGCTGCCCGGGCTGGGTGGCGGGCGCATCGTCGTCACCAACAGCCTCGATGACACCGTGAGCCTGCTGGACCTGGACAGCATGGGCTCGCCGGACTGGGGCGAGCTGGCGCGCGTGCCGGTGGGGCTCAACCCCGTGGAGCTGGAGGGGCCGCACCACGCCGCCTTCTCGCCGCGCGGGGACTACTACTACGTGGGCCTCTCCTACTTCGTGCCCGGCGCCGGCTCGGGTCCGCACGGCAACCACGGCAGCGGCACCGCGGATGGCTACACCCTCAAGCTGGACGCGAAGGACAACCGGCTGGTGGGCTCGGTGCGCGTGGACCGCAACCCGGGAGACCTCATCCTCAGCGCGGATGGCCGCACGCTGTACCAGACGCACTTCGATCTGCTGAAGGTCCAGGAGGCGGCGAGCAGCGGCACCACTGATGCGAGCAAGATGAACGCGCGCCTGGCCATCCTCGACGCGGACACGATGACGCGCAAGGCGATGGTGTCCCTGTGCCCGGCGCCGCACGCGGTGCGCCTGTCTCCCGACGAGAAGCGGGCCTATGCCGCCTGCATCTCGGACGAGCTCGCCGTGGTGCAGCTCGACACGCCGACGCCCACCGTCACCTCCGTGAAGCTGCCCAACGCGGGCACCGTCCTGGCGCCCCGGCACGAGCCGTATGCGCTCACGCTCTCGCCCACGGATGGCGCGCTGTGGGTGAGCTCGCTCAAGAGCCGCACGGTGCACTACCTGGACCCCGAGTCGCTCACGGTGCGGCCCGAGCGCGCCATCTACGGCCTGCGCGGCTCGCCCATGTTCGGCGTCGTCACCCCGGATGGAAAGACGCTCTACCTGCCCTACCAGGCGGTGGAGGCCGTGGCCGTCATCGACACGGCCACGTCCAGCGTGAAGGGGGAGATCCACCTGTCGGACGCGGGCTGCCTCAACGTGCACCAGGTGGAGCTCACACCGGATGGCCGGCACGCGCTCGCGGTGTGCGAGGGAGACCACCGGGGCCCGGGCACGCTGCACGTGCTGGACCTCCAGGCCGGCGCGGTGGGCGAGGTGGTGAAGACGGTGAAGGTGGGCATCTACCCGGACTCGGTGGGCATCCTGCGGAGGAAGCCATGAGGTGGCTGGGATTGGGAGCGGTGCTGCTCGCGGCCGGCTGTGGCCCCACGCCCGCGGCGGAGTACGGCGAGGAGCTGTTCCGTGACGCGGCGCTGTCGGAGAGCCAGTACAACAGCTTCTCGTGCGCCACGTGCCACGCCACCACGGCCACGCCGCCCGCGGGCAAGGTGTACGTGGGCCTCTCGCTGCACAACGTGGCGTCCCGTCCCCACTGGTTCGGCGGCTACGAGACGCGCCTGCTGGACGCGGTGAACTTCTGCTACACGGCCTTCATGCGTGGCGTCACCCCGCTCACGCCCGAGGATCCCAAGAGCCGCGCCCTCTACGAGTACCTCGTGAGCATCAGCCCGGAGGCCCAGGCACCGGCGCAGCCCTTCACCCTCGTGAAGAACATCTCCGACGTGCCCCGTGGCAGCGCCAGCGAGGGCGAGCGCGTGTACGAGGCCGCGTGCCAGGACTGCCACGGCGAGCCGCACACCGGCAAGGGCCGCCTCACGGAGCTCGCCTCCATCCTTCCCGAGGTCGCCAACGACTACGGCACGATCTTCCCCGGGGTCCCCGCCGGGCTCGTCTTCATCGAGAAGGTGCGGCACGGCCGCTTCTTCGGCGTGGGTGGAAATATGCCGCCCTACAGCCAGGAAGCCTTGTCCGACCAGGAGCTGGGAGCGTTGCTCGAATTCTTGGACCTCTAGAACAGACCCCCGTGAACCGTCGTAGAGTAGACGCCACTCCCGGGGGTCATACGCATGAGCACGGCGCAGTCGTCGCAGGGATCCGCAGCAACGCAACGAGAGCTGGAGCAACGACTGGCCGTGGTGGGGCCCAAGGACACCACCCGCGGCTTCCTCTTCGGTTCCGCACTGGAGCTGGTGCGGACCGAGGGGAACGCGGAGTCACTCAAGCGCTGTGTGGAGGCGGCCGGGACCGGCAACTTCACCGCCTTCTTCTCCTACCCCGTCAGCACCTTCCTCAAGCTCACGTACGCCGTCGCGCGCGAACTGAGCGACAAGCACGGCGGCTTCGACGGGGCGATGCAGCACCTGGGCATGCGCGTCGCGCCGCGCTTCCTCGAGTCCACCACGGGCAAGATGCTGCTGTCGCTGGTGGGCAAGGAGCCCAAGCGGCTCATCGACAGCATGCCCTCGGCCTACAAGACGGCGTGGGACCACGGCGCCTGCTCGCTGACGTGGACGGGCCCCAAGAGCGGACGCATCGACTACGTCAACGCCGTCCCCGGGGCCTACTTCGCCGGCTCGTTGATGCAGATCCTCAACGCCGCCCAGCTCAAGGGCGCGCGCGCCACCGTGCGGCAGAGCAGCCTCACCGAGTTCTCGGTGGACTTCTCCTGGGATTAGGCGCGAGGGCCTCGCGCCCGGCGCCTCTCAGGCCACGCGCACCTGCTGGGGAGCGGCCTCGCCCTCCCCCTCCTGGTAGCGGCCCGTCTGGATGGACCAGTCCACGTTGGCGCGCACCCAGCGGCGGATGCCCGTCACGTAGCGCGCCACGTGCGCGTCGTGCTCGCCGAACGAGGGCAGGCTCTTCTCCAGCTCCAGGAAGCACCGCATCGCCGTGTCGTGCATCTCCACCGCCACGTCGATGGCCTCCTGCAGCCCCAGCCCCCGCTCCTTCTGGAGGGAGAAGACCAGGTTGGGGTGGAACTCGTCCTGGAGATCCTGCGCCAGCGAGAACAAGTCATTGGCCCAGGCGATGACGTCCGTGGCCGTCTCCACGAGCTGCTGGAGGGCCGGGTGCGTCAGCACCTCGTCGGGCAGCAGGAAGCCCTCGATGGCCTCCACCTGGGTGAAGCCCATGTACGTGCCCACCGACAGGCGGCGCAGCTGGATGTACGTGTCCACGTCCAGGCACACCCGGTTGCCGCGCACCTCGGCCTCCCAGATGGTGCCCTCGAAGTAGCACTGGCAGGCGTGGATGAAACGCTTCATCCACTGCGCCGGCATCCGCGTGGCGATGCGCTCGCGGATGCTCGCCAGCAGCCACAGCAGCGGCGGCGCGTCATGGTAGGGAATCGCACCCTCGAGCACCGCCAGCGCCATCTCGCTCTGCTGGCGCACCCACTCGGCGGGCACCTCGCCCACGTCCACCTGGTCATCCCACGAGAAGTTCCAGATGAGGAAGTCCAGCGCCGCGCTCAGGCTCTCCCGCGGCACGTCCGGGTGGCAGCGGCCCAGCAGGAAGGGGAAGTGGCTGCGCTGCAGCTTGCGGAACACCGAGTGCCTCGCGTGCACACCCAGGTACTTCGACCAGCGCTCCAGCGCCTCGCCCTCGATCTCCTTCATGAGGGGGTGCAGCTCTGGAGCGATCGGGCAGAACAGTTGCGGCAGATGAAAGGCGCTCATGATGGTCTCGCTCTCCCCCGACTGCTGACGCGTCTGCTTCGAGACAGGGTTGTGCAAGGCATGGGCCCACGTGAAGGGTTGCCTTTGCCCACCAGACCTCCCTCCCCCGGGATGCATGGCTTTAGAGGTAGGGGGGCGTAGAATTCCAGTAGGGCTTTCAATTCTATTCAGCCCTGTCCGGTTTTTCGGGGAGGTCCATCCGACCCCCCAGGTCATCATCCACCCGCCCCCGAAGTGGCAGGTGCACGAGCCCGTCGCGAGAGGAGGACGCGCGCGAATACGCCTCTGCATTGGAAGCCTCACAGGTCCATCCGGACCCGCTGCTTGCCCGCTCCCCCTGTCCCGCGAGCCATTCCGCAACCTGGGAGTGCTCCCTACCTTTGGGTCAGCCGAGGTACGCCAGCAGGAGACATCTATGGGCAGAACCTACAGTTTCGAACCCTTCAAGTCGCAGCAACCGGCCCAGACCTACCAGGGCTCGGGCCCGCGGCTCGGCAACGACGAGCACGAGCTGGCCCTGAGCCAGGACAAGGCGGAGCACGCCACGCTGCCCAAGGCGCCGGCCACCTACGGACAGGCCCACGCCGAGACCGTGAAGCGCTACCGCTCGCGCGCCCAGGCGAGGAAGCGCGCACCGGCGGCGAAGACGGCGGGCGCGGCGAAACCCGCGGCGAAGAAGGCCACGGCGCAGGCGAAGCCCGCGGCGGCCAAGAAGACACCCGCTCGCAAGCAGACGGCGGCCGCGGCGCCCAAGGCCACCACGGCCCGCAAGCCCATGGTGGAGAAGAGCCCCACCCGGAAGAGCACGGCCGAGCCCGTGTCGCTGCGCAACGTGGGGCGCAAGGTGCTGACGCGGGCCGCGGCCGCGGCGAAGAAGACCGTGGCGCGCGCCGTGAAGACGGCCGCCAAACGCATGCCGGCGAAGAAGCGCTGAGGAAGAAGCGCCCGGGCGCGCGGCTCTCCGCGCCTCTTCACCGGTCCCGGGCGCTAAGCTCGCGGCCGCCATGCGCTACTTCGGAGTGGAAGAAGCCAACCGCCTCATCCCGCTGCTCACCCGCACCTTCACCCGGGTGAGGCCCTTCGTGGAGCGCGTGCAGGCGCTCGTGCGCGAGTTGGAGGAGCTCCAGGAGGCCGGAGCCGGCCCGGAGCGCACCGCGCCCCTGCGGGGTGAGCGGGATGCGCTCATCGACTCCATCCAAGGGGAGCTGGAGCAGTTCCAGGACCTGGGCGTGGAGCTCAAGGCCGCGGACGGGCTGGTGGACTTCCGCGCGCTCAAGGGCGGACGTCCGGTGTACCTCTGCTGGCGCTTTGGCGAGGCGGAGGTGTCGCACTGGCACGAGCTGGAGGGGGGCTTCGCCGGGCGTCAGCCCATCCTCCACGCCCACGAGTTCGCCGCGTCCTACCTGAGCTGAACCCGCCGCGAGGAGCCTGACAGACCAGGCCTCGCCCTCCTGCCTGCCCCCAACGCCGGTTCCTGTCCCGACGGGCACTCCCTACCTTCCGGACCAGCGCTGGAATTCAAACGACGGGCAAGGAGACAGGGATGCGCACCTACAGCTTCGATCATTTCAAGGCGGACAAGCCGGAGCCCAGCACGACGAACCCGGGTGGTGCCGAGCAGACGCCTCCCGCGGAGCAGGCCAAGCCCCGCTCCGACGACGGGCAACTGCACTACGGGCGCCAGCATGCGCAGACGGCGGAGCTGTACCGCAAGCACCGCGAGGAGCGGGAGCGCGCGGAGCAGATGCGTGTCTCCGGGGGCCAGGAGGAGTCCGAGGCCGCTCCGCGCCAGGCGAAGGAGGAGCAGGAGCCCCTGCGCCAGGACGCGAAGGAGCAGCCCCAGGCCCAGCAGGCTCCGGCGATCGAACCGGACGAGGCCGGACAGGAGGGCCTGAAGGGCCTGGCCCAGCAGGCCGTGTCGAGCGTGCTGGCGGCGGCGAAGGAGGCGGCCAAGGGCAAACCGCTCAGCGGGGCGCGCAAGCTGGCCGGTGAGGCCTTCTCCGGCGTGCGCCGGGTCGCCCAGCAGGTGTCCGCCCGGGCGGGCCGCACCGTGAAGACGGAGCAGAAGACGGAGCAGAAGACGGGGCCGGAGAGCGGAACGAAGAAGAAGGGACCAGGCAAGAAGCGCTAGCCATTGGCCGCTCCCCTCGACCCACGCGCCGCCCATCCCCACCTTGGGGAGAAGGTTTTGTCCGGAGGACTCGCATGTTCCGACCCCTGACCGTGTTGGTGACCGGTGCCACCGGCAAGCAGGGCGGCGCGTTGGCCCGCCTGCTCCTCAAGAGGGAGCACCGCGTGCTCGCCTTCGTCCGCTCCCCCGAGGCGCCCGCGGCCGTGGAGCTGGCGCAACGGGGCGCGGAGCTCGTCACCGGGGACTTCGATGACCCCGAGAGCCTCGAGCGCGCCATGGTGGGCGTGGACGCCGTGTTCGCCATGGCCACCCCCTTCCAGGGCGGAGGGCTCGAGGGCGAGGTGCGCCACGGCCGCCACCTCATCGACGCCGCGAAGCTGGCCCGCGTGCGCCACTTCCTCTACTCCTCGGTGGCGGGGGCGGACCAGAACACCGGCATCCCCCACTTCGACACGAAGCACGTGGTGGAGGAGCACCTGCGCCGCAGCGGCCTGCCCTACACCATCGTGGCGCCCGTCTTCTTCATGGAGAACTTCCTCGGCCCCGCCTACGCCCAGCGGCTCCACGAGGGCGTGCTGTCCCTGCCACTGCCGCCCCACCAGGGGCTGCAGATGGTGTCCATGGCGGACCTCGCCGCCTTCTGCACGCGGGTGATGGAGTGGCCCGAGGAGCTCTTCGGCAAGCGCATCGAGGTCTCCTCCGACGAGGTGACGGGTGAGCAGGCCGCGGCCCTCCTCTCCTACGTCAGCGGCCACAAGCTGCACTACGAGGAGACGCCGCTGGAGGCCGTGCGCTCGGCCAACGCGGACCTGGGACAGATGTTCGAGTGGCTGCGGCGCGAGGGCTACCACGCCAACATCGCGCTGCTGCGCCGCGACTTCCCCGAGGTGGGCTGGCACACCTTCGAGGACTGGGCGCGCGTGCAGGACTGGGACGCGCTGCTGGGGACGTCCTGGCGCGGCTCCACCGCCGCCGGGCCCTAGCCTCCACACCAGGCGGCCACCGCCGCGTCACGGCATGTCCTCGGGTCCACTCCTAATGTTGAGGGAGGAGAACCCCCATGCGTACGCGCGCTCCCCGGCTCGCGCTCGCGGCGCTGTTGCTCGCCGCGGGTTGCGTTTCCACCACCACCCTTCAGCCCCTGCCCAACACTCCCACCACCCAGGCCGGCGCGGCCCTCGCCGAGTCCGAAGGCGTGCGCCTGGTGGCCGATGGAGACGCGTGGAAGGGCACCCCCCTGGACCTCGAGAACCTCGTCACCCCCGTGCAGGTGCGCATCGAGAACCAGAGCGGCCGGCCCCTGCGCATCGAGTACGACTCCTTCTCGCTCAAGGGCAGCTCCCAGTTCTCCTACGCGGCCCTCTCGCCCTTCGAGTTGAGCGAGGAAGGCAACGCCGCCGTGGGCGGCTCGGGCTACGAGAGCAATGCGGCCCTGTCCTTCGGCGTGGGCGTGGGCGTGGGCTCGCGCTGGGGTTGGGGGCCGAGAGCGCTCGGCTGGGGCCGCACGTGGAGTCCAGGCTGGTATGGCTCGGGCTGGTATGATCCCTGGTACGGGCCGGGCTTCTATGATCCCTTCTGGGGACCGCACTCCTCGTGGTACACGCGCCCGCCGCGCGAGCCGCTGCCCACGCGGGACATGCTGCGCAAGGCGCTGCCCGAGGGCACGCTGGACCCGGGCGGCACCCTCACCGGCTTCCTCTACTTCCAGAACGTGAGCGAGCGCGAGGGCACCGTCACCCTCCAGGCGCGGCTGGTGGACGCGCGCACCGGCGAGCCGTTCGCCACGCTCTCCATCCCCTTCGGCGTGCGCTCCTAGTGCAGCAGCGTGGGGCGCTCGGTGAGCGGCATCGGCGGGTGGGGCAGCAGCGAGTCCTCGCCGATGAGCCCCACCTTGCGGCGGATGGCCTCCCCCTTCAGCGGCAGGCCGAAGAGCGGACCGAAGAGACAGACATCGAAGGCGCCCGCGAGCAGGGGGACGAGGCCCCCCAGCGCCATCAGCTTGCCCTTGATCGAGCCCGTGGACAGGCCGCCCACCACCAGGGACGCGCCGGCCAGCATGCGCGTCCAACGCCCCGTCCTCGAAGCCATGAAGCCCACCATCATCATTCACCTCCGGACCTGGGGAAGATGGACATGCGGGGGCAGACGACACCAGCGCCTCCAGGCTGCTCGCCACCTCCGTGCACTGGCCAACCTTCGGCGCGAGCCTGGTTGCCCGCCCGGTGACGGGCCATGGCCCCGGCCCTAGCTTGAGTGTCCGGGGCCGCCGCCCGGCGGTCCCTCCAACGTGAGGAGGAGTGGGCACATGGCGGAGCGTTCGGAGCTACACGAGGGCATGGTGGTGTGGACCCACCGGGGCGAGAAGCTCGGGCATGTCGTCGAGGTGACGGACGAGGGCTTCATCGTCGAGAAGGGCCTGCTCGTCTGGCGCAAGGACTACGCCGTGCCGCTCGACGACGTGCGGGAGATCGTCGCGGACGAGGTGTACCTGCACCACGGCCCCGACAGCCTCCTGTCCGGGCCGAGGGAAGTCACCCGCCCGGCGCGCCGCACCACGCACTGAGGTCTGGGCGCTCAGGCCCCGAAGTCCACGCGCTGCACCGAGTCGTCATGGCGCGCGCCCTGGTAGACGTGCCAGGCGGCGACCAGGTCCTGGAAGGGCAGGCCCACCGCGCCGAAGAGGGTGACCTGTG
The sequence above is drawn from the Archangium gephyra genome and encodes:
- a CDS encoding YgaP-like transmembrane domain, translating into MASRTGRWTRMLAGASLVVGGLSTGSIKGKLMALGGLVPLLAGAFDVCLFGPLFGLPLKGEAIRRKVGLIGEDSLLPHPPMPLTERPTLLH